The Triticum aestivum cultivar Chinese Spring chromosome 7B, IWGSC CS RefSeq v2.1, whole genome shotgun sequence genome window below encodes:
- the LOC123157415 gene encoding protein FAR1-RELATED SEQUENCE 5 isoform X2, whose product MECHSELSKAPPLAICDVQSDAESAIHTRPSSENVFTTPQKMYSAPFCGSSCTPECDDDIKPAIGMTFTDLNAAKDFYEAYAHHVGFSVRVGQHKTANGVITHKRFYCDREGFREERKGKENLLLGTGSKRKYERKITRCGCEAKLAVKRTVDNRYIVTLFEQEHTHTLVSPTKKQFIRSNRKVSKQAKITLWNCHRASIGTSLAYRFLRVDLGGFEHVGCMKRDLQNYHRNLRCLIKSSDAQMFVDQLARKHLANSGFYFDYVLDDKGRLVHVFWADATCRKNYALFGELVSFDSTYITNQYNMIFFPFTGINHHKASVCFGAAMLHDEKADSYKWLFRTLLKAMGGAAPRFIITDECSSMDNAIREVFPAATHRLCMWHIMKKIPQKVGPDSKTDEDFHERLGRCVWSSETPTEFEERWKEIMSEYGLEDDDWFSKRFNLRESWIPAYFKEIALSGLMRTTSRSESANSFFSRIIGYKHALVEFWLRFDTTLEEQRHKELQEDHVSLHTMPVLKTSWAIEKHGTEVFTHEVFEDFQHELLADRDHCLVEMMTHEGSCTCKLFETHGIPCRHLIHVLRTAQVNELPKHYVLKRFRKECKTEPVFDEDGILLEANESSSIDPEIQKLVSETREKMEELLVQAKQSQVGIQFLRDHIFALGEKLSTLVPAKEQTQTEEYEEFLGCSIPSEVDIHPPNDIRSRGRIKRLKGYMDKGGKKGQKEKNKKKEVQKT is encoded by the exons ATGGAATGCCACAGTGAATTGAGCAAGGCTCCACCTTTGGCTATTTGCGATGTCCAGTCTGATGCAGAATCAGCCATCCACACTAGACCAAGTTCAGAAAATGTATTCACCACACCACAGAAAATGTACAGTGCACCATTCTGT GGCTCATCTTGTACTCCAGAATGTGATGATGACATCAAGCCAGCCATAGGGATGACCTTTACAGATTTGAACGCAGCCAAGGATTTCTATGAAGCTTATGCACATCATGTTGGTTTTTCAGTACGTGTAGGACAACATAAGACAGCCAATGGTGTCATTACTCACAAGCGTTTCTACTGTGATCGTGAAGGTTTCCGCGAGGAGCGGAAAGGTAAGGAAAACTTGTTACTTGGCACTGGCAGTAAGAGGAAATATGAGAGGAAAATCACTAGATGTGGGTGTGAGGCTAAACTTGCGGTCAAACGTACGGTTGATAATAGGTACATTGTGACTCTTTTCGAACAggagcacacacacacacttgtATCGCCAACTAAAAAACAATTCATCAGATCAAACAGGAAAGTTAGCAAACAAGCGAAAATTACATTATGGAACTGCCATAGAGCTAGCATTGGCACATCCTTGGCATACAGGTTCCTTCGTGTAGATTTGGGGGGGTTTGAGCATGTTGGTTGTATGAAGAGGGACTTGCAGAATTACCACCGGAACCTTAGGTGCCTCATCAAGTCATCGGATGCTCAAATGTTCGTTGACCAACTTGCCAGAAAACATCTTGCAAATTCGGGCTTTTATTTTGATTATGTTCTTGATGATAAGGGTAGGCTGGTACATGTGTTCTGGGCGGATGCCACATGTAGGAAAAATTATGCTCTATTTGGAGAGCTTGTCTCCTTTGACTCGACGTACATCACCAATCAATATAACATGATATTCTTTCCCTTTACTGGAATCAATCACCATAAGGCAAGTGTTTGTTTTGGTGCTGCAATGTTACACGATGAGAAGGCAGATTCCTATAAGTGGTTGTTCCGCACATTGTTGAAAGCTATGGGAGGGGCTGCACCTAGGTTTATAATAACTGATGAATGCAGTAGCATGGACAATGCAATAAGGGAAGTTTTCCCAGCAGCCACACATAGGCTATGCATGTGGCATATTATGAAGAAGATTCCACAGAAGGTTGGCCCTGATTCGAAGACCGATGAGGATTTCCATGAACGGTTAGGTCGGTGTGTGTGGTCTTCTGAAACTCCTACCGAGTTTGAGGAACGATGGAAGGAAATTATGTCGGAGTATGGGCTGGAAGATGATGATTGGTTCAGTAAAAGGTTCAACCTTCGAGAATCATGGATACCAGCTTATTTCAAAGAAATAGCTTTGTCGGGGCTTATGAGGACCACTTCAAGGTCAGAGAGTGCCAATTCATTTTTCTCGCGTATTATCGGTTACAAACATGCTTTGGTTGAGTTTTGGCTTCGATTTGACACAACTTTGGAAGAACAACGTCATAAGGAGTTGCAAGAGGACCATGTCAGCCTACATACGATGCCTGTGTTGAAGACATCTTGGGCGATTGAAAAGCATGGCACTGAGGTTTTCACGCATGAGGTATTTGAGGATTTTCAACATGAGTTGCTTGCTGATAGGGATCACTGCCTTGTTGAGATGATGACACATGAAG GTTCTTGCACATGTAAGTTGTTTGAGACACACGGTATCCCGTGTCGTCATCTGATCCATGTCCTAAGAACCGCCCAGGTAAATGAACTGCCAAAGCACTATGTACTCAAAAGGTTTAGAAAAGAGTGCAAAACAGAGCCAGTCTTTGATGAAGATGGCATCCTGTTGGAAGCCAATGAGAGCAGTTCAATTGATCCAGAGATACAAAAACTAGTTTCAGAAACACGAGAGAAGATGGAAGAACTTTTAGTACAAGCGAAGCAATCTCAGGTCGGCATACAATTCTTGAGAGATCACATTTTCGCACTTGGAGAGAAATTGTCTACTCTAGTTCCAGCGAAAGAACAAACTCAAACAGAAGAATATGAGGAATTCCTAGGTTGTTCCATTCCAAGTGAGGTTGATATCCATCCTCCAAATGATATCCGTTCAAGGGGTAGAATAAAAAGACTAAAGGGATACATGGATAAGGGTGGAAAGAAAGGACAGAaagagaagaacaagaaaaaggAAGTGCAGAAGACATGA
- the LOC123157415 gene encoding protein FAR1-RELATED SEQUENCE 5 isoform X1 — protein MECHSELSKAPPLAICDVQSDAESAIHTRPSSENVFTTPQKMYSAPFCGSSCTPECDDDIKPAIGMTFTDLNAAKDFYEAYAHHVGFSVRVGQHKTANGVITHKRFYCDREGFREERKGKENLLLGTGSKRKYERKITRCGCEAKLAVKRTVDNRYIVTLFEQEHTHTLVSPTKKQFIRSNRKVSKQAKITLWNCHRASIGTSLAYRFLRVDLGGFEHVGCMKRDLQNYHRNLRCLIKSSDAQMFVDQLARKHLANSGFYFDYVLDDKGRLVHVFWADATCRKNYALFGELVSFDSTYITNQYNMIFFPFTGINHHKASVCFGAAMLHDEKADSYKWLFRTLLKAMGGAAPRFIITDECSSMDNAIREVFPAATHRLCMWHIMKKIPQKVGPDSKTDEDFHERLGRCVWSSETPTEFEERWKEIMSEYGLEDDDWFSKRFNLRESWIPAYFKEIALSGLMRTTSRSESANSFFSRIIGYKHALVEFWLRFDTTLEEQRHKELQEDHVSLHTMPVLKTSWAIEKHGTEVFTHEVFEDFQHELLADRDHCLVEMMTHEGEVKTVTIRDGYKKLRVVTYNTTTMVGSCTCKLFETHGIPCRHLIHVLRTAQVNELPKHYVLKRFRKECKTEPVFDEDGILLEANESSSIDPEIQKLVSETREKMEELLVQAKQSQVGIQFLRDHIFALGEKLSTLVPAKEQTQTEEYEEFLGCSIPSEVDIHPPNDIRSRGRIKRLKGYMDKGGKKGQKEKNKKKEVQKT, from the exons ATGGAATGCCACAGTGAATTGAGCAAGGCTCCACCTTTGGCTATTTGCGATGTCCAGTCTGATGCAGAATCAGCCATCCACACTAGACCAAGTTCAGAAAATGTATTCACCACACCACAGAAAATGTACAGTGCACCATTCTGT GGCTCATCTTGTACTCCAGAATGTGATGATGACATCAAGCCAGCCATAGGGATGACCTTTACAGATTTGAACGCAGCCAAGGATTTCTATGAAGCTTATGCACATCATGTTGGTTTTTCAGTACGTGTAGGACAACATAAGACAGCCAATGGTGTCATTACTCACAAGCGTTTCTACTGTGATCGTGAAGGTTTCCGCGAGGAGCGGAAAGGTAAGGAAAACTTGTTACTTGGCACTGGCAGTAAGAGGAAATATGAGAGGAAAATCACTAGATGTGGGTGTGAGGCTAAACTTGCGGTCAAACGTACGGTTGATAATAGGTACATTGTGACTCTTTTCGAACAggagcacacacacacacttgtATCGCCAACTAAAAAACAATTCATCAGATCAAACAGGAAAGTTAGCAAACAAGCGAAAATTACATTATGGAACTGCCATAGAGCTAGCATTGGCACATCCTTGGCATACAGGTTCCTTCGTGTAGATTTGGGGGGGTTTGAGCATGTTGGTTGTATGAAGAGGGACTTGCAGAATTACCACCGGAACCTTAGGTGCCTCATCAAGTCATCGGATGCTCAAATGTTCGTTGACCAACTTGCCAGAAAACATCTTGCAAATTCGGGCTTTTATTTTGATTATGTTCTTGATGATAAGGGTAGGCTGGTACATGTGTTCTGGGCGGATGCCACATGTAGGAAAAATTATGCTCTATTTGGAGAGCTTGTCTCCTTTGACTCGACGTACATCACCAATCAATATAACATGATATTCTTTCCCTTTACTGGAATCAATCACCATAAGGCAAGTGTTTGTTTTGGTGCTGCAATGTTACACGATGAGAAGGCAGATTCCTATAAGTGGTTGTTCCGCACATTGTTGAAAGCTATGGGAGGGGCTGCACCTAGGTTTATAATAACTGATGAATGCAGTAGCATGGACAATGCAATAAGGGAAGTTTTCCCAGCAGCCACACATAGGCTATGCATGTGGCATATTATGAAGAAGATTCCACAGAAGGTTGGCCCTGATTCGAAGACCGATGAGGATTTCCATGAACGGTTAGGTCGGTGTGTGTGGTCTTCTGAAACTCCTACCGAGTTTGAGGAACGATGGAAGGAAATTATGTCGGAGTATGGGCTGGAAGATGATGATTGGTTCAGTAAAAGGTTCAACCTTCGAGAATCATGGATACCAGCTTATTTCAAAGAAATAGCTTTGTCGGGGCTTATGAGGACCACTTCAAGGTCAGAGAGTGCCAATTCATTTTTCTCGCGTATTATCGGTTACAAACATGCTTTGGTTGAGTTTTGGCTTCGATTTGACACAACTTTGGAAGAACAACGTCATAAGGAGTTGCAAGAGGACCATGTCAGCCTACATACGATGCCTGTGTTGAAGACATCTTGGGCGATTGAAAAGCATGGCACTGAGGTTTTCACGCATGAGGTATTTGAGGATTTTCAACATGAGTTGCTTGCTGATAGGGATCACTGCCTTGTTGAGATGATGACACATGAAGGTGAGGTGAAAACAGTAACTATACGTGATGGTTATAAGAAATTAAGGGTGGTAACTTACAACACAACAACCATGGTAGGTTCTTGCACATGTAAGTTGTTTGAGACACACGGTATCCCGTGTCGTCATCTGATCCATGTCCTAAGAACCGCCCAGGTAAATGAACTGCCAAAGCACTATGTACTCAAAAGGTTTAGAAAAGAGTGCAAAACAGAGCCAGTCTTTGATGAAGATGGCATCCTGTTGGAAGCCAATGAGAGCAGTTCAATTGATCCAGAGATACAAAAACTAGTTTCAGAAACACGAGAGAAGATGGAAGAACTTTTAGTACAAGCGAAGCAATCTCAGGTCGGCATACAATTCTTGAGAGATCACATTTTCGCACTTGGAGAGAAATTGTCTACTCTAGTTCCAGCGAAAGAACAAACTCAAACAGAAGAATATGAGGAATTCCTAGGTTGTTCCATTCCAAGTGAGGTTGATATCCATCCTCCAAATGATATCCGTTCAAGGGGTAGAATAAAAAGACTAAAGGGATACATGGATAAGGGTGGAAAGAAAGGACAGAaagagaagaacaagaaaaaggAAGTGCAGAAGACATGA